One segment of Acropora muricata isolate sample 2 chromosome 8, ASM3666990v1, whole genome shotgun sequence DNA contains the following:
- the LOC136925288 gene encoding DNA excision repair protein ERCC-8-like: protein MIRYLLKREQSTPWAYLLTQTERNKRVKSMKLSQHGELEQVHKSGINCVDIDIREGKYLLSSSSNGKIAIHDVEDCFYAAKFQCKAVVTVDNSLKDSHKKSVETVQWYPNDTGMFLSSSVDRTLRVWDTNALEVVERFHVEGIIYHHQMPIHSSKHNLVATACEDSRVYLCDLKSGSAIHILKGHSRGVVSVAWSPRNSYILATGSRDNKVLLWDVRKAVGSILSLDQHNGKGGSRCSAINTAHNGHVNGISFAPDGLHLLTYGTDDRLRLWDTFTGKNTLVNFGRVHNPSRKAIKLCHSSGTSHQVVFVPSGSNIEVYELVTGKHMVSLGGHYNNVNCCTFHHYFQALFSGANDTNLLAWLPEISQTENKKMTSDIAGSKCVRNVDNPFEDSWSSDEGET, encoded by the coding sequence ATGATTCGCTACCTGCTCAAGAGGGAACAATCGACTCCTTGGGCATatcttttgacacaaactgagcGAAATAAGCGAGTGAAATCCATGAAATTGAGCCAACATGGCGAACTGGAACAGGTCCACAAATCTGGTATCAACTGCGTTGATATAGATATCCGTGAAGGAAAATACCTCTTGTCATCAAGTTCTAATGGTAAAATAGCTATACATGATGTAGAGGACTGTTTCTATGCTGCTAAATTCCAGTGCAAGGCAGTTGTTACCGTTGATAATTCATTAAAAGATAGCCATAAAAAGAGTGTAGAAACTGTACAATGGTATCCCAACGACACAGGGATGTTTTTATCCAGTTCTGTTGATAGAACTCTGAGAGTTTGGGACACAAATGCACTTGAGGTCGTTGAGAGGTTTCATGTTGAGGGAATCATTTATCATCACCAGATGCCAATTCATTCAAGCAAACACAATCTAGTTGCAACTGCTTGTGAAGATTCCAGAGTTTATCTTTGTGATCTCAAATCTGGCTCTGCGATTCATATTTTAAAGGGACATTCAAGGGGGGTTGTTTCTGTGGCATGGTCACCAAGGAATTCCTACATCTTGGCAACAGGTAGCAGAGATAATAAAGTGCTTTTGTGGGATGTTAGAAAAGCTGTCGGCAGCATTTTGTCTTTGGACCAACACAATGGAAAAGGAGGGTCAAGATGTTCTGCAATAAATACTGCTCACAATGGACATGTTAATGGAATTTCCTTTGCACCAGATGGATTGCACTTGTTGACGTATGGAACAGATGATCGCTTAAGGCTGTGGGATACATTCACCGGCAAGAACACTCTTGTTAACTTTGGTCGGGTGCACAATCCCAGTCGCAAAGCAATAAAGCTTTGCCATTCAAGTGGGACTTCTCACCAAGTTGTGTTTGTTCCTTCAGGCAGCAATATAGAAGTATATGAACTTGTAACTGGAAAACACATGGTTAGTCTTGGAGGACATTACAACAATGTGAACTGTTGCACATTCCATCACTATTTTCAAGCTCTTTTCAGTGGTGCAAATGACACTAATCTTCTGGCATGGCTACCAGAGATAAGccaaactgaaaataaaaagatGACTTCAGATATAGCAGGTTCTAAATGTGTTAGAAATGTAGACAATCCGTTTGAAGATTCTTGGAGCAGTGATGAAGGGGAAACATAA
- the LOC136925290 gene encoding cytoplasmic tRNA 2-thiolation protein 1-like, translated as MGYNWNQHGRRLSVFLKFCLHGNMPLTCKICGKKAILKRPKTGHALCKDCFFTTFESEVHQTIITNKLFETGEKVAIGASGGKDSTVLAYVLKKLNEEHNYGLDLILLSVDEGITGYRDDSLETVKRNEQQYQLPLKIVSYEELYGWTMDAIVKQIGLKNNCTFCGVFRRQALDRGAMTLKVDKIVTGHNADDIAETVIMNVLRGDIARLRRCTAIVTGTEGAIPRCKPFKYTYEKEIVMYAYFKKLDYFSTECIYSPNAYRGHARTYLKDLEKIRSSSILDIIHSGESLSVKKDVKMPVQGTCSRCGYISSQPLCKACVLLEGLNKGLPRLGIGKTTKAQIEELSSEDTREEKGISSKSLDF; from the exons ATGGGATATAATTGGAACCAACATGGCAGACGGCTGAGCGTCTTCCTCAAGTTTTGTTTGCACGGAAATATGCCTCTCACCTGCAAAATCTGTGGAAAAAAGGCTATTTTAAAGCGTCCTAAGACG GGCCATGCTTTGTGTAAGGATTGCTTTTTTACAACATTTGAAAGTGAAGTCCATCAGACCATTATCACCAATAAACTGTTTGAGACTGGTGAGAAAGTCGCCATAGGTGCCTCTGGTGGAAAAG ATTCCACAGTGCTAGCTTATGTCCTAAAGAAGCTAAATGAAGAACACAACTATGGGCTGGACTTAATTCTCCTGTCTGTGGATGAAGGGATAACTGGCTACAGGGATGATTCCCTTGAG ACAGTAAAAAGAAACGAACAGCAATATCAGCTACCTTTAAAGATTGTTTCCTATGAG GAACTCTATGGATGGACAATGGATGCAATTGTCAAGCAGATTGGACTGAAGAATAATT GTACATTTTGTGGTGTATTTAGAAGACAAGCTTTGGACAGAGGAGCCATGACCTTGAAGGTCGACAAAATAGTAACAG GTCACAATGCTGATGATATCGCAGAAACGGTCATAATGAATG TTTTGCGAGGTGACATTGCCAGACTTCGACGATGCACGGCAATAGTAACG GGAACTGAAGGAGCAATACCACGCTGTAAACCATTCAAGTACACCTATGAGAAAGAAATTGTGAT GTATGCTTATTTCAAGAAACTGGACTATTTTTCGACAGAGTGCATCTATTCTCCAAACGCCTACAG GGGCCATGCAAGGACATATCTAAAGGACTTGGAAAAAATACGTTCAAGCTCAATTTTGG ATATCATCCATTCTGGCGAAAGTTTGTCCGTCAAAAAAGATGTCAAGATGCCAGTGCAAG GCACTTGTAGCAGGTGTGGATATATCTCGAGTCAGCCACTGTGCAAGGCGTGTGTCCTTTTAGAGGGTCTGAACAAGGGTTTGCCCAG aTTAGGCATCGGCAAAACAACCAAAGCGCAA ATTGAGGAGTTGAGCAGTGAGGACACACGCGAAGAGAAAGGAATTTCTTCAAAGTCTCTTGATTTTTGA